The genomic interval CCACCGAGGGAGCGTCGGGCGCCGGGCGCCCCGCCGACCCCTCGAAGAAGGCCGCCGACGACCCGTCCGACCCCCGGGACGAAGGCCCCTCCGGCACCGAACGCATCGACCTGGACTGACCGGACACATCGCCGTCACCGACCGGACGACCTGCCGTTACCGACCGGACACATCGGCCGGTACCGACCGGCCCCGGCCGGGCCGGGCCATGCCTCGGGTACGGTTGCCCCTAGCGGGGCTCGACCGAAACTGAGGGATTCATGGGACTCACCATCGGCGTCGATATCGGCGGCACGAAGATCGCGGCGGGAGTGGTCGACGAAGAGGGCCGGATCCTCTCGACGTTCAAGGTGGCGACCCCGCCGACGGCCGAAGGCATCGTCGACGCGATCTGCGCGGCGGTGGCCGGCGCGAGCGAGGGACACGAGGTGGAGGCCGTCGGCATCGGCGCCGCCGGTTACGTCGACGACAAGCGCGCCACCGTGCTCTTCGCACCGAACATCAACTGGCGTCACGAGCCGCTCAAGGACAAGGTCGAGCAGCGCGTCGGCCTGCCCGTCGTCGTGGAGAACGACGCCAACGCCGCGGCCTGGGGCGAGTATCGCTTCGGGGCCGGCCAGGGTCACGACGACGTCATCTGCATCACGCTCGGCACCGGCCTCGGCGGCGGCATCATCATCGGCAACAAGCTGCGCCGCGGACGCTTCGGCGTGGCCGCCGAGTTCGGCCACATCCGGGTCGTCCCGGACGGACTGCTCTGCGGCTGCGGCAGCCAGGGCTGCTGGGAGCAGTACGCCTCCGGCCGCGCGCTCGTCCGGTACGCCAAGCAGCGCGCCAACGCCACCCCCGAGAACGCCGCCGTGCTGCTCGGCCTCGGCGACGGCTCGGTGGACGGCATCGAGGGCAAGCACATCAGCGAGGCCGCCCGCCAGGGCGACCCGGTGGCCGTCGACTCGTTCCGTGAGCTGGCCCGTTGGGCCGGCGCCGGACTGGCGGACCTCGCCTCGCTGTTCGACCCGTCCGCGTTCATCGTCGGCGGCGGTGTGTCGGACGAGGGCGAACTCGTCCTCGACCCGATCCGCAAGTCGTTCCGGCGCTGGCTGATCGGCGGCGAATGGCGCCCGCACGCCCAGGTGCTGGCCGCCCAACTCGGCGGCAAGGCAGGGCTCGTGGGCGCGGCCGACCTGGCCCGCCAGGGCTGAGAACGGCTGCACCCGACCCACCGGACGCCCGTCGTCGCCCTCCCGGGCCACGGCGGGCGTCCGTCGTATCGTGGCCCGCATGGTCCTGACGCCCCTGCCCGTCTCCCGTACCGAGTCGGACGGTTCAGCCGTCATCAGAGTGCTGAGCTACAACGTCCGGTCGATGCACGACGACACCGCGGCGCTGGCCCGCGTCATCCGCGCCTGCGCGCCCGATCTGGTCCTCGTCCAGGAGGCCCCGCGCTTCTTCCGCTGGCGCAAGGCGGCGGCCAGGCTCGCCAAGAGCAGCGGCCTGGTGGTGCTGAGCGGCGGGGCCACCGCCGCCGGACCGCTGCTGATGTGCTCGCTCCGGGTGGCCGTCGAGCGCACCGAGGACGTCCTGCTGCCGCTCACCCCCGGCCTGCACCGCAGGGGCTTCGCCACCGCCGTGGTGCGGATCGCCGGGGCCAGGCTCGGGGTGCTGAGCTGCCATCTGAGCCTCCAGCGCGACGAACGCCTCGCCCAGGCCGGCCTGTTGCTGGAACGGCTGGCGGCGATGGGCATGCACCACGCCGTGGCGGGCGGCGACCTCAACGACGTACCGACCGGCAAGGCGTTCCGGCACCTGGCCGGGCCCCTCCAGGACTGCCGGGCCGTCGCTCCGTGGGGCGGCGAGCTGACGTTCCCGCCCGACGAACCCCGTAAGCGCATCGACGCCGTCTTCGCGACCCCGGGCATCGAGGTGCTCGGCTGCGGCGTCCCGACCGGGCTGGACGGGGTGAGCGAGGACGACCTGAGGGCGGCCACGGACCATCTGCCGGTCCTGGCCGCCCTCAGAATCCCCGCGGGGTGACACCCTCTACACCACCGCGCCGCGCCCCGGGTCGCCGTAGGTGTCGTCATCGTCGTCGTGCGGCATCCGGGCCACCAGGGTGGCGAAGCCGCCGAGGAAGCCGCCGACGCAGAGCGTGGTGAGCCACCACGTCATCTCCCACTGGAACAGCACCGCGACGAGCATCAGGACCGGCCCGCCGATCACCGCGAGCCAGGCGAACTTCGCCGTGACGTCGGCCTCCGGCAGCGGCGGCGGCTCCGGGGGCACGAAATGGCCCTCGTCCCCGTCGTCCGGCTCGCCGACGCCGTCGTCCTTGGACTCGGGCAGCTCGTAGTCGCGGGGGCCGGCGACACCGGGGGCAAAGACCAC from Streptomyces sp. CA-278952 carries:
- a CDS encoding ROK family glucokinase, encoding MGLTIGVDIGGTKIAAGVVDEEGRILSTFKVATPPTAEGIVDAICAAVAGASEGHEVEAVGIGAAGYVDDKRATVLFAPNINWRHEPLKDKVEQRVGLPVVVENDANAAAWGEYRFGAGQGHDDVICITLGTGLGGGIIIGNKLRRGRFGVAAEFGHIRVVPDGLLCGCGSQGCWEQYASGRALVRYAKQRANATPENAAVLLGLGDGSVDGIEGKHISEAARQGDPVAVDSFRELARWAGAGLADLASLFDPSAFIVGGGVSDEGELVLDPIRKSFRRWLIGGEWRPHAQVLAAQLGGKAGLVGAADLARQG
- a CDS encoding endonuclease/exonuclease/phosphatase family protein is translated as MVLTPLPVSRTESDGSAVIRVLSYNVRSMHDDTAALARVIRACAPDLVLVQEAPRFFRWRKAAARLAKSSGLVVLSGGATAAGPLLMCSLRVAVERTEDVLLPLTPGLHRRGFATAVVRIAGARLGVLSCHLSLQRDERLAQAGLLLERLAAMGMHHAVAGGDLNDVPTGKAFRHLAGPLQDCRAVAPWGGELTFPPDEPRKRIDAVFATPGIEVLGCGVPTGLDGVSEDDLRAATDHLPVLAALRIPAG